Proteins encoded by one window of bacterium:
- a CDS encoding DoxX family protein has protein sequence MWKKLIQTNGDTAALVSRIALGGVIFPHGAQKLFGWFGGKGVSGTIEFFDQILQVAPVLTFLVIMAESLGALALVIGLAGRFMAFSIGLVMLGAISIVHFRWGFFMNWYAKPQGEGIEYHLLALGLVIAIMIKGSGKWSVDQFLTQKFLK, from the coding sequence ATGTGGAAGAAACTCATTCAGACAAACGGCGACACGGCGGCATTGGTGTCACGGATCGCATTGGGCGGAGTGATTTTTCCACACGGCGCTCAGAAGCTTTTCGGATGGTTCGGCGGCAAGGGCGTCAGCGGTACCATCGAATTCTTCGATCAAATATTGCAGGTGGCGCCGGTTCTGACTTTCCTGGTCATCATGGCGGAATCGCTTGGCGCTCTGGCTCTTGTGATCGGCCTGGCCGGTCGGTTTATGGCCTTTAGTATCGGGCTGGTGATGCTTGGCGCAATTTCTATCGTACATTTTCGATGGGGCTTTTTCATGAATTGGTATGCCAAACCGCAAGGCGAGGGCATAGAATACCATTTGCTGGCGTTGGGATTAGTCATCGCGATTATGATCAAAGGCAGTGGCAAATGGTCAGTCGATCAATTTTTGACGCAAAAATTTTTAAAATAG
- a CDS encoding hemolysin family protein, with protein sequence MEAISSFEITIFFLLIFLSGFFSSVETAMHSLSKITIKKILSEGGLSGKILGVWTGNQEQFLSAIYFGNNILKVSASVLAASIAIDFARFHELYEPYALGISILISTLFFLIIGEVAPKTVAQHSPEKTFLILAAPINFTLTLLRPFSAFFSTISRFVVWLLGSSLSRKNLNVTEEEIRAIVEAGEKDGAIEEDEKQMIHSIIALGDTTAKEIMVPRVDMICVDVETPMEEILDIMAREKLSRIPVYEHSIDTIVGILHIKNVMNFWRKNIQDMTAIEFITMPYFVPETKKVDELLREFQSKHMQMAIVVDEYGGTAGLITMEDIIEEIVGEITDEYDDHGPMIRKQEDGSYLIDSKFEIDALNEQLGLQIPSGDYQTIGGLIMWILRRVPKKNEIVAYENLKFTVIEADRKRVHKVVLSF encoded by the coding sequence ATGGAAGCTATTTCTTCGTTTGAAATTACGATTTTCTTTTTACTCATTTTCCTGTCCGGTTTTTTTTCGAGCGTCGAAACGGCCATGCATTCGCTCAGCAAAATCACCATCAAAAAAATTCTTTCCGAAGGCGGCTTGAGCGGCAAAATACTCGGTGTCTGGACGGGTAATCAGGAACAATTTTTGAGCGCCATCTATTTTGGCAATAATATTCTTAAAGTCAGTGCGTCCGTACTGGCCGCCAGCATCGCCATTGACTTTGCACGGTTTCACGAATTGTACGAGCCGTATGCGCTGGGAATTTCGATTTTAATCAGCACGCTATTTTTTCTCATTATCGGCGAAGTGGCGCCTAAAACCGTAGCACAACATAGCCCCGAAAAAACATTTCTGATTTTGGCTGCTCCAATTAATTTTACGCTTACGCTCTTACGCCCTTTCAGCGCATTTTTTTCTACGATATCACGATTCGTCGTGTGGCTGCTCGGCAGCAGTCTATCGCGGAAAAACCTCAATGTTACGGAAGAGGAGATCCGCGCCATTGTGGAAGCCGGTGAGAAAGACGGTGCAATCGAAGAAGATGAAAAACAGATGATCCACAGCATCATCGCATTGGGCGATACGACGGCTAAAGAAATCATGGTGCCGCGTGTGGATATGATATGCGTCGATGTGGAAACCCCTATGGAAGAAATTCTGGACATCATGGCGCGCGAAAAATTGTCGCGAATTCCGGTTTATGAACATTCGATTGATACGATCGTCGGCATTCTCCATATTAAAAACGTAATGAATTTTTGGCGAAAAAACATACAGGATATGACCGCCATCGAATTTATCACCATGCCGTATTTCGTTCCTGAAACTAAAAAAGTCGACGAACTTCTTCGGGAATTTCAATCCAAGCACATGCAAATGGCAATTGTAGTGGATGAATACGGCGGCACGGCGGGATTGATCACCATGGAAGATATTATCGAAGAAATTGTCGGAGAAATTACGGACGAATATGATGATCACGGCCCGATGATTCGCAAACAAGAGGACGGCTCTTACCTTATCGACTCAAAATTTGAAATTGACGCGCTCAACGAACAGCTTGGACTTCAAATTCCTTCAGGCGATTATCAAACTATCGGCGGCTTAATTATGTGGATCCTGCGCCGCGTACCGAAGAAAAATGAAATCGTTGCGTATGAAAATCTCAAATTTACTGTTATCGAAGCCGATCGGAAACGCGTTCATAAAGTCGTTTTGAGTTTTTAA
- a CDS encoding DUF4097 domain-containing protein → MKKLLIPTTVFAIIMMAVSAYAGEADKTFDKKFKVSPGETFYLSTDVGSVSIEGTAANEVSVYVEMRGSQRTLEDFTITAEQTSRGIEVAGKMKRSWFRTSWNMDVHYTIKVPSEYNMYLSTAGGDIEIQTVKGKIKGETSGGNLSLNQVEGQVDLGTSGGNIRVEKTNGDIRMATSGGNIMIAEAKGKVDVSTSGGRIKVLDVEGEVRAETSGGDIDVRVRKANDGIFVKTSGGDIDISVPKNTAASLDLSTSGGEVECDLPMTISGKISEMRIKGSINGGGNTIYAHTSGGNVHVRALE, encoded by the coding sequence ATGAAAAAGCTTTTAATTCCAACAACGGTTTTCGCAATCATTATGATGGCTGTTTCAGCCTATGCCGGCGAAGCCGACAAAACATTTGACAAAAAATTTAAAGTTTCGCCCGGTGAAACGTTTTATTTGTCAACAGACGTCGGATCAGTTTCAATCGAAGGCACGGCGGCCAATGAAGTATCGGTCTACGTCGAAATGCGTGGAAGTCAAAGAACATTGGAAGATTTTACGATTACGGCTGAACAAACATCACGTGGAATTGAAGTTGCCGGAAAGATGAAACGCAGTTGGTTCCGTACCTCATGGAATATGGACGTTCATTACACGATCAAAGTTCCAAGTGAATATAACATGTATCTCAGTACGGCCGGCGGCGATATCGAAATCCAAACGGTCAAAGGAAAAATCAAAGGCGAAACCTCCGGCGGTAACTTATCGTTGAACCAAGTCGAAGGCCAGGTTGATCTCGGTACATCCGGCGGCAATATCCGTGTTGAAAAAACAAACGGTGATATCCGGATGGCGACGTCAGGTGGCAATATCATGATTGCCGAAGCGAAAGGCAAAGTGGATGTTTCGACTTCCGGTGGACGTATCAAAGTTCTGGATGTAGAAGGCGAAGTGAGGGCTGAAACTTCCGGTGGCGATATCGACGTGCGTGTTCGCAAAGCCAATGACGGTATTTTCGTAAAAACGTCAGGCGGCGATATTGATATCAGCGTTCCAAAAAATACAGCCGCAAGTTTGGATCTGTCCACCAGCGGCGGCGAAGTGGAATGCGATCTGCCGATGACGATTTCCGGCAAGATCAGCGAAATGCGCATTAAAGGCAGCATCAACGGCGGCGGTAATACCATCTATGCACACACATCCGGCGGCAACGTTCATGTGCGAGCTTTGGAATAA
- a CDS encoding response regulator transcription factor — protein MIKVAIVEDDQDIRQGLKLLLNSTKGFQLVGEFGDGESAVDALKKNLPDVLLLDIELPGMSGIDVIRKIKANASEVDILMLTVHQEDTMVFESLCAGATGYLIKTASPSQILQAIKDIHQGGAPMSAPIARMVVASFKIEPGVVLTEREKEVLSKLCEGLSYKLIADRINVSRDTVHAHIKNIYRKLHVHSKSEAVITALRRKLI, from the coding sequence ATGATCAAAGTGGCGATTGTTGAAGATGATCAGGACATCCGGCAAGGATTGAAGCTTCTGCTGAATAGTACGAAGGGATTCCAATTGGTCGGAGAATTCGGCGATGGCGAGAGTGCGGTTGATGCTTTGAAAAAGAATCTTCCCGATGTTTTATTGCTCGATATTGAATTGCCCGGCATGAGCGGGATCGACGTCATTCGAAAAATCAAGGCCAACGCTTCTGAGGTCGATATATTAATGTTGACGGTTCATCAGGAAGATACCATGGTTTTTGAATCGTTGTGCGCCGGTGCGACAGGTTACCTGATCAAAACGGCGTCGCCATCGCAGATTTTACAGGCAATCAAAGATATTCATCAGGGCGGTGCGCCCATGAGTGCGCCTATTGCGCGAATGGTCGTTGCATCGTTCAAGATCGAACCCGGCGTCGTGCTAACCGAACGTGAGAAAGAAGTATTGTCCAAATTGTGCGAAGGATTGAGTTACAAACTAATCGCCGATCGTATCAATGTAAGCCGTGACACGGTGCACGCTCACATTAAAAATATTTACCGCAAACTCCACGTCCATTCTAAATCCGAGGCTGTCATCACGGCTCTGAGACGAAAACTCATCTGA
- the bamD gene encoding outer membrane protein assembly factor BamD — translation MLIKRILLGMFVIVLLTASCGGKKNVTQYMTSREHFQYAMKFFQKKQYLKAQEEFSLITYKYSGSDVADDAQYYLAECYFEQKDYVSAASEYERVVSSYPKSEFVEKSMYHLVICYDELSPNFALDQKFTYEALKAVQNYLDLYPSSERRADVDKIHDIIKTKLARKQFESANIYRKLSEYDAAIVYYDQVITDFYDSKFATPSKFWKGYCYFKLKEFQKASLILKRFADEKDKDMELAEEAQKILKEIDELQKKQGGTKLSQEGK, via the coding sequence ATGTTGATTAAAAGAATTTTGCTGGGAATGTTTGTTATAGTACTGTTAACGGCATCGTGTGGTGGTAAGAAAAACGTCACGCAATATATGACCTCCCGCGAACATTTCCAGTATGCCATGAAATTTTTCCAAAAGAAACAATACCTCAAGGCACAGGAAGAATTTTCCCTCATAACATACAAATATAGTGGCTCGGATGTCGCCGACGATGCTCAGTATTATCTCGCCGAATGTTATTTCGAACAAAAAGATTATGTGTCGGCCGCGTCGGAATACGAACGCGTCGTTTCGTCTTACCCGAAAAGTGAATTTGTCGAGAAATCGATGTACCATCTGGTTATTTGTTATGATGAATTATCGCCTAATTTTGCACTTGACCAGAAGTTTACCTACGAAGCATTGAAGGCCGTTCAAAATTATTTAGATCTTTACCCGTCGAGTGAACGCCGGGCCGACGTCGATAAAATTCACGATATCATCAAAACGAAACTGGCGCGCAAGCAGTTTGAAAGCGCCAATATTTATCGTAAATTGAGCGAGTATGATGCGGCCATTGTTTATTACGATCAGGTTATTACCGATTTTTATGATTCTAAATTTGCCACGCCGTCAAAATTCTGGAAAGGCTATTGTTATTTCAAGCTAAAAGAATTTCAGAAAGCGTCGCTGATTTTGAAACGTTTTGCCGATGAAAAAGACAAAGACATGGAATTGGCCGAAGAAGCGCAGAAAATTCTAAAAGAAATCGATGAGTTGCAGAAAAAGCAAGGCGGAACGAAATTATCGCAAGAAGGTAAATAA
- a CDS encoding tetratricopeptide repeat protein produces the protein MKPVGIAIIFIFFINHLTWAQDMSKADTLFNLQKYPEALKHYEAIAKKDSNNAYALFRSGNCLQALGQYAQALKAYEKADQKGYLKIAIMLRSARVNALMQKNNEAFEWLTKAMNWGFSNKAMIENEADFKGIKNDERFKTILAKADSNAAPCAHIAEAQQFNFWVGEWDVKNPQGVTVGTSSITRILNDCSIHEHYTNPGGYIGRSFNAYNSSINKWQQFYVDNSGAVTLFNGTYHDNAMWFVTDPFLQGGVMTITKMTFYNLSPDHVRQFIENSTDDGKTWTTTFDGHYWRKK, from the coding sequence ATGAAGCCGGTAGGTATTGCGATCATTTTTATTTTTTTTATTAATCATTTAACGTGGGCGCAAGATATGTCCAAAGCCGACACTCTTTTTAATTTGCAAAAGTATCCGGAAGCCTTAAAACACTATGAGGCGATTGCAAAAAAAGACAGCAATAATGCATACGCACTGTTTCGGTCAGGCAATTGTTTGCAGGCGCTCGGGCAATATGCACAGGCGTTGAAAGCGTACGAAAAAGCCGATCAAAAAGGGTATTTGAAAATTGCCATTATGCTTCGGTCGGCCAGAGTCAATGCACTCATGCAAAAAAATAACGAAGCTTTTGAATGGCTGACCAAAGCCATGAACTGGGGCTTTTCCAATAAAGCGATGATTGAAAATGAAGCGGATTTTAAAGGGATTAAAAATGATGAGCGCTTTAAAACGATCCTGGCAAAAGCTGATTCCAATGCGGCCCCGTGTGCCCACATTGCCGAAGCGCAGCAATTCAATTTCTGGGTCGGCGAGTGGGATGTCAAAAATCCACAAGGGGTGACCGTAGGCACCAGTTCTATCACAAGAATCCTGAACGATTGTTCGATTCATGAACATTACACCAACCCGGGCGGATATATCGGCAGGAGTTTTAATGCCTATAATTCGAGCATCAATAAGTGGCAGCAATTTTATGTCGATAATTCCGGCGCGGTCACACTTTTTAATGGCACGTACCACGATAACGCGATGTGGTTTGTAACGGATCCGTTTTTACAAGGCGGCGTCATGACGATTACAAAAATGACGTTCTACAACCTGTCGCCTGATCATGTACGGCAATTTATCGAAAACAGCACAGACGACGGTAAAACTTGGACGACTACATTTGACGGCCATTATTGGCGAAAAAAATAA
- the bla gene encoding subclass B1 metallo-beta-lactamase, which translates to MRFVFLWLTFLNAAVFAGEEEKISENLVARPLVDNIWIHTSYKNLNGHPFPSNGLVVVTSGSVFIVDTAWGDSVTIQLVKWVRKKFNKPIRWILSTHFHDDRLGGIVQAHREHVSVMAYYLTKQMAEKNKLPLPDVVFQHDSTFSIDEMEFQVYYPGAGHSPDNIVVYIPSVHVLFGGCLVKSAESTDLGFTGDAVLNEWPISIDHVMKKFPDAAIIIPGHGETGNKDLLIHTMNLLKQQ; encoded by the coding sequence ATGCGTTTTGTTTTTCTATGGTTGACGTTTTTGAATGCAGCCGTTTTTGCCGGTGAAGAGGAAAAAATCTCTGAAAATCTTGTAGCCCGCCCTCTCGTTGATAATATTTGGATTCATACATCTTACAAAAACCTGAACGGCCATCCATTTCCGTCAAATGGTTTGGTTGTAGTTACATCCGGAAGTGTATTCATCGTAGATACAGCTTGGGGCGACTCGGTTACAATACAATTGGTTAAATGGGTTCGGAAAAAATTCAATAAACCGATCCGCTGGATTTTATCGACGCATTTTCACGATGACCGGTTGGGTGGTATTGTGCAAGCGCATCGCGAGCATGTCTCGGTTATGGCATACTATCTGACGAAACAAATGGCCGAGAAAAACAAATTACCACTTCCTGATGTTGTATTTCAACATGACTCGACGTTCTCCATTGATGAAATGGAATTTCAGGTTTATTATCCGGGTGCGGGACATTCACCCGACAATATCGTTGTCTATATCCCGTCGGTGCATGTTTTATTCGGCGGATGCCTGGTCAAGTCGGCCGAATCGACCGACCTTGGATTTACGGGCGACGCCGTACTCAATGAGTGGCCAATCTCCATTGATCATGTAATGAAAAAATTTCCCGACGCGGCTATCATTATTCCCGGGCATGGCGAAACGGGTAACAAAGATTTACTCATACACACGATGAATTTACTCAAACAACAATGA
- a CDS encoding nuclear transport factor 2 family protein, producing the protein MILFTYANIRSVLLIGCLILAVSCESVKDTSDERTIRAINERYTEAWLRNDENGVLSLFEENAMIMPNGMGAIKGIDAISNFWFPKDSSVTTIHVFDNQIVAITIDSTIASTFKKTFLSWSYVKGDVKIAKDQWGFAVSVYRKQSNGEWKIWRQLWTDIRSIDR; encoded by the coding sequence ATGATTTTATTTACATACGCAAACATTAGATCCGTATTACTGATCGGTTGCCTGATCCTGGCGGTTTCATGCGAATCTGTCAAAGATACCTCTGATGAACGCACCATTCGTGCTATTAATGAACGTTATACTGAAGCTTGGTTACGCAACGACGAAAATGGCGTTCTCTCACTTTTTGAAGAAAATGCCATGATCATGCCTAACGGGATGGGCGCAATCAAAGGCATTGATGCGATTAGTAATTTTTGGTTTCCAAAAGATTCTTCCGTCACAACCATTCACGTGTTTGACAATCAGATCGTTGCAATCACGATTGACAGCACGATTGCCTCGACCTTCAAAAAAACATTTCTTTCGTGGTCCTATGTCAAAGGTGATGTCAAAATCGCCAAAGATCAATGGGGATTTGCTGTGTCGGTTTATCGCAAACAGTCGAATGGCGAATGGAAAATATGGCGTCAGCTCTGGACAGATATCCGTTCGATCGATCGTTGA
- a CDS encoding ABC transporter ATP-binding protein/permease, with protein sequence MIRSLAPYLKRYKKLLLVGFALVVFKNFFQSMGPQIVREAIDHLKDAAVSDSWYSALVRWVHDGWGIELVFVFIGLYVSIEIFHGIFLYAMRQTLIVASRKIEYDLRNDFFAHLQKLHLQFFQYTRTGDLMSRMINDLSAVRDVLGPGIMYTANTIIAFVYVVPMMIHISPKLTLLAFVPLLVLSFAINQLSKLIHHRSQKVQEKLSDISSCAQENFSGIRVIKSFVREDHEIEKFRLLNSDYIRLNMDAVRVRGIMMSSVVLTIGLSVAILLWQGGRLVMMGDITLGQFTAFNFYLAVLIWPMIALGWVINIFQRGSASMKRMNEIFETAPRIVDAPSAKPIQTIEGKIEIRNLTFHYNGSEPVLKNINVNIHAGMTLGIVGHTGSGKSTLVNLIPRLYEIPKNTIFIDDVEIHDIPIDILRRHIGMVPQDTFLFSDTILNNILFGVEHTDTNKAVWAADVAQLKSNVEDFPEKYDTVIGERGITLSGGQKQRLAIARAVIREPKILILDDALSSVDTHTEDEILTRLKVLMENRTTLLVSHRIQTVKQADWIILLSEGAIIEQGTHEQLVALDGIYADMYQRQLLEEEIAEI encoded by the coding sequence ATGATTCGAAGTTTAGCTCCTTATCTCAAACGGTACAAAAAGTTATTGCTTGTCGGATTTGCTCTGGTCGTTTTTAAAAATTTTTTTCAATCAATGGGACCGCAAATTGTCCGGGAAGCCATTGACCATTTAAAAGATGCGGCGGTCTCTGATTCATGGTACAGCGCGCTTGTCCGATGGGTACATGACGGATGGGGGATTGAACTGGTGTTTGTTTTTATCGGATTGTATGTGTCGATTGAAATTTTTCACGGTATTTTTTTGTATGCTATGCGACAGACATTGATCGTTGCATCGAGGAAAATTGAATACGATTTACGTAATGATTTTTTTGCGCATTTGCAGAAACTGCACCTGCAGTTTTTTCAATATACGCGAACCGGGGACCTGATGAGCCGCATGATCAATGATCTCAGTGCCGTGAGAGACGTTCTCGGGCCTGGAATTATGTACACGGCCAACACCATTATCGCATTCGTGTACGTGGTTCCGATGATGATTCACATCAGTCCCAAACTGACCTTACTTGCATTCGTTCCACTGTTGGTTCTTTCTTTTGCCATTAATCAATTGTCAAAGCTGATTCATCACCGGTCTCAGAAAGTTCAGGAAAAATTATCCGATATCAGTTCGTGTGCGCAGGAAAATTTTTCCGGCATCCGCGTGATTAAATCATTCGTACGTGAGGATCACGAGATTGAAAAATTCAGGTTGCTCAATTCCGATTACATTCGATTGAATATGGATGCCGTTCGCGTACGCGGTATCATGATGTCGAGTGTGGTATTGACGATAGGGTTGAGTGTAGCCATATTGCTCTGGCAGGGTGGACGGCTGGTGATGATGGGTGATATTACGCTGGGGCAATTCACGGCGTTTAATTTTTATCTTGCCGTTTTGATCTGGCCGATGATCGCACTTGGATGGGTCATCAATATTTTTCAGCGCGGATCGGCTTCGATGAAACGTATGAATGAAATTTTCGAAACTGCTCCTCGAATTGTTGACGCGCCTTCTGCGAAACCGATTCAAACGATCGAAGGAAAAATTGAAATCCGTAATCTGACTTTTCATTACAACGGATCCGAGCCGGTTTTAAAAAATATCAACGTAAACATTCATGCCGGTATGACGTTAGGTATTGTCGGGCACACCGGTTCGGGAAAAAGTACGCTGGTCAATCTGATTCCGCGGTTGTATGAAATTCCGAAAAATACGATTTTTATCGACGATGTCGAAATTCACGATATCCCGATCGATATATTGCGTCGCCATATCGGGATGGTTCCGCAGGATACGTTTCTTTTTTCCGATACAATCTTGAATAATATTCTTTTTGGCGTAGAACATACGGATACGAACAAAGCCGTTTGGGCCGCAGACGTCGCGCAATTAAAATCCAATGTAGAAGACTTTCCGGAAAAATATGATACGGTAATCGGCGAACGCGGCATTACACTTTCCGGAGGACAGAAACAACGGCTTGCCATCGCACGTGCAGTGATACGCGAGCCAAAAATTCTGATTCTCGATGACGCACTTTCCAGCGTCGACACGCATACTGAAGATGAAATTCTGACACGACTGAAGGTGTTGATGGAAAATCGTACGACTTTGCTGGTTAGCCATCGTATACAGACTGTGAAACAAGCGGATTGGATCATCTTATTATCTGAAGGCGCTATCATCGAACAAGGCACGCATGAGCAATTGGTTGCCTTGGATGGTATCTATGCCGATATGTATCAACGGCAACTTCTTGAAGAAGAGATTGCCGAAATTTAA
- the nadD gene encoding nicotinate-nucleotide adenylyltransferase, whose protein sequence is MKLSLGIFGGTFNPVHTAHLIIAETVRDRLNLDRVLFIPSPRPPHKHNEDMLPFEHRFRMTQLAIAGHESFECSDIENSHTDPSYTVTTLGLLQKRYPAAEFFLIIGADSLVQFSSWHRPDDIIKQATLAVYPREGFNPADAETRFRHRAQIMDIPLISISSSDIRKRIYAGESIRYMVPDAVITYMQENNLYNINQPAHRTTEK, encoded by the coding sequence ATGAAATTATCTTTAGGAATATTCGGCGGAACGTTTAATCCGGTTCACACGGCACACCTTATCATTGCGGAAACGGTTCGGGACCGATTGAATCTTGACAGAGTTCTTTTTATTCCGTCGCCGAGGCCGCCGCACAAACACAATGAGGACATGCTGCCGTTCGAGCATCGGTTCAGGATGACGCAATTGGCTATAGCTGGCCACGAATCGTTTGAATGCAGCGATATTGAAAACTCGCACACGGATCCATCGTATACGGTAACGACGCTCGGGCTTTTACAAAAAAGATACCCGGCGGCGGAATTTTTCCTGATTATCGGCGCGGATTCGCTGGTGCAATTTTCAAGCTGGCACCGGCCGGATGATATTATCAAGCAAGCTACATTAGCCGTATATCCGCGCGAAGGATTCAATCCAGCCGACGCCGAAACACGGTTTCGCCATCGCGCTCAGATCATGGATATTCCATTGATCAGTATTTCATCTTCCGATATCCGTAAACGAATCTATGCCGGGGAATCCATTCGTTACATGGTGCCCGATGCGGTTATAACTTATATGCAGGAAAACAATCTTTATAATATCAATCAGCCAGCGCACAGGACGACAGAAAAATGA
- a CDS encoding helix-turn-helix domain-containing protein produces the protein MECFWELRDDTYNGHVQPERILPDGCFELVLNFGESFKRYHSDGSVEVQPPALVVGQMTQHVMIQPTGRIDLLGIRFHPGGAFPFFKFPQSEITDRIFNIEDLIPFSDFFSELYDQSSTLCRKKIIETWLSTSLRSNKNDFQLTQWATQAILARNGVINLKNFLQTLGISERQMERLFKNQVGLSPKMFARIIRFQSIFRALESESATDWSPLAFECGYYDQSHFLKDFKSFAGELPSSYFAKAYKMSELLTRKNRPQSAFNFE, from the coding sequence GTGGAATGCTTTTGGGAATTACGCGACGATACGTATAACGGTCACGTCCAGCCGGAGCGAATTTTGCCCGACGGTTGTTTTGAGTTGGTTTTAAATTTTGGCGAATCTTTCAAACGATATCATTCAGACGGTTCGGTAGAGGTTCAGCCACCAGCATTGGTAGTGGGTCAGATGACCCAACATGTGATGATCCAGCCTACCGGACGAATTGATTTGCTCGGCATTCGATTTCATCCCGGCGGCGCTTTCCCATTTTTTAAATTTCCGCAGAGCGAAATAACCGACCGGATTTTCAATATTGAAGACCTCATTCCTTTTTCAGATTTTTTTTCAGAACTTTACGACCAATCATCCACACTTTGCAGAAAAAAAATTATCGAAACGTGGTTGTCTACGAGCCTTCGATCCAACAAAAATGATTTTCAGTTGACACAATGGGCTACGCAAGCCATTCTTGCACGCAACGGTGTGATTAATTTAAAAAATTTTCTACAGACTCTGGGTATCAGCGAGCGTCAAATGGAGCGGTTATTCAAAAATCAGGTGGGACTTTCACCAAAAATGTTTGCTCGCATCATCCGTTTTCAATCCATATTCCGGGCGCTTGAATCGGAATCGGCAACCGATTGGTCGCCGCTGGCATTTGAATGCGGATATTACGATCAATCACATTTTTTAAAGGATTTTAAATCGTTTGCCGGAGAATTACCGTCGTCGTATTTTGCAAAAGCTTACAAGATGTCGGAACTATTAACGCGTAAAAACCGTCCCCAGTCGGCATTTAATTTTGAATAA